In Camelina sativa cultivar DH55 chromosome 16, Cs, whole genome shotgun sequence, a single window of DNA contains:
- the LOC104753175 gene encoding uncharacterized protein LOC104753175: MAKEASSGSAESASIFNPCSPKSTLISLNMSNITKLTPTNFITWRLQVRTLLEADELHWFIVDDSYIPEETVKPSNGPEFAAWQRQDKMLYSSLLGSLSLAIQPIVARATTSREVWEIFHRTYGKPSSGHIKQLKQEIKHLTKDNKSINEYMRIIVDKTDQLALLGAAMEHEDLLDVITGGLGDDYRAIVEMFNGRDVPISIDELHEKLFNRENTLHSEEVIPNSARVTANNAQFRS; encoded by the coding sequence ATGGCAAAAGAAGCTTCTTCTGGATCTGCTGAATCAGCCTCGATCTTTAACCCCTGCAGTCCTAAATCCACGCTGATCTCTCTCAATATGTCAAACATCACCAAATTAACCCCGACGAACTTCATTACCTGGAGGTTGCAGGTTCGTACTCTCCTTGAGGCGGATGAACTTCACTGGTTCATCGTTGATGATTCCTATATCCCTGAAGAAACAGTCAAACCTTCTAACGGTCCTGAGTTTGCCGCCTGGCAACGCCAAGACAAGATGTTGTATAGTTCTCTTCTTGGTTCACTATCTCTTGCGATTCAACCAATTGTTGCAAGAGCAACCACGTCTCGTGAAGTATGGGAGATTTTTCATCGTACCTATGGTAAACCATCCAGTGGTCATATCAAACAACTCAAACAAGAAATCAAGCATCTCACCAAGGACAACAAGTCTATTAATGAGTACATGCGAATCATCGTTGACAAAACTGATCAACTTGCGCTTCTAGGTGCGGCCATGGAACATGAAGACCTGCTTGATGTTATCACCGGTGGTCTTGGTGATGACTACAGAGCAATTGTGGAGATGTTCAATGGTCGTGATGTCCCAATCTCCATTGATGAGCTCCATGAAAAGCTTTTCAATCGTGAAAACACTCTGCATAGTGAAGAAGTCATCCCCAACTCTGCTCGTGTCACGGCAAATAATGCTCAGTTCCGTTCTTAG
- the LOC104749054 gene encoding proline-rich protein 3-like translates to MAITRASFSICLILSLVTIATADYYSPSSPPVYKSPEHKPTLPPPVYTPPVYKPTLPPPVYTKPTIPPPVYTPPVYKPTLSPPVYTKPTIPPPVYTPPVYKPTLSPPVYTKPTIPPPVYNPPVYKPTLSPPVYTKPTIPPPVYTPPVYKPTLSPPVYTKPTIPPPVYTPPVYKPTLSPPVYTKPTIPPPVYTPPVYKPTLSPPVYTKPTIPPPVYTPPVYKPTPSAPVYKKSPSYSSPPPPYVPKPTYTAPAKPYFPEILKAVDGIILCKNGYETYPILGAKVKIVCPDPASYGKNKNEVVIYSNPTNSKGYFHVSLTDIKDLAYCRVKLYTSPIESCNNPTNVNKGLTGVPLSLYGYRFYSNKNLKLFSVGPFYYTGPKAAPATPKY, encoded by the exons ATGGCGATCACACGCGCCTCCTTTTCCATTTGCCTCATCCTCTCCTTGGTTACCATTGCCACTGCTGATTACTACTCTCCCTCATCTCCTCCTGTTTACAAGTCACCGGAACACAAACCCACCCTTCCACCTCCGGTTTACACTCCACCGGTTTACAAGCCTACCCTTCCTCCTCCAGTCTACACTAAGCCAACTATCCCACCCCCGGTTTACACTCCACCGGTTTACAAGCCTACGCTTTCACCTCCGGTTTACACTAAGCCAACTATCCCACCCCCGGTCTACACTCCACCGGTTTACAAGCCTACTCTCTCACCTCCAGTTTACACCAAACCAACTATCCCACCTCCGGTCTATAATCCACCGGTTTACAAGCCTACTCTCTCCCCACCGGTTTACACTAAGCCAACTATCCCACCCCCGGTCTACACTCCACCGGTTTACAAGCCTACTCTCTCCCCACCGGTTTACACTAAGCCAACTATCCCACCTCCAGTTTACACTCCACCGGTTTACAAGCCGACACTCTCCCCACCGGTTTACACTAAGCCAACTATCCCACCTCCAGTTTACACTCCACCGGTTTACAAGCCGACACTCTCCCCACCGGTTTACACTAAGCCAACTATCCCACCTCCAGTTTACACTCCACCGGTTTACAAGCCTACTCCTTCAGCTCCGGTCTACAAAAAGTCTCCAAGCTATTCATCTCCTCCCCCTCCATATGTGCCTAAACCAACCTACACTGCACCAGCCAAACCATACTTCCCAGAGATTCTTAAGGCGGTTGATGGCATCATCCTATGCAAAAACGGCTACGAAACCTACCCTATTCTAg GAGCAAAGGTAAAAATTGTGTGCCCCGACCCAGCATCATATGGGAAAAACAAGAACGAGGTTGTGATCTACAGCAATCCCACTAACTCTAAGGGTTACTTCCACGTGTCGTTGACCGACATCAAGGATCTAGCTTACTGCCGTGTCAAGCTTTACACATCTCCCATCGAGTCTTGCAATAACCCGACAAATGTCAACAAGGGTCTCACAGGAGTTCCCTTGTCGTTGTACGGATACCGTTTCTACTCCAACAAAAACTTGAAGCTCTTTAGCGTCGGACCTTTCTACTACACCGGTCCTAAGGCTGCTCCCGCCACTCCCAAATATTGA
- the LOC104749056 gene encoding uncharacterized protein LOC104749056 — protein MEVEKSPVAEKQGGEDETADATKEAEEQAQKEAEDKEMSLEEFPEYEKILEEKKKARKPLRSRKEKLTPKCLSPCNSFLTRRLPRRKSSSSWDLTWTNAKMLPRRPKSRIGLRHHDQRCRRQQQSYISLRKMSCLCLDSLLKERAIAAAAISINILEEYDMESLKATDVNR, from the exons ATGGAGGTTGAGAAGAGCCCTGTTGCTGAGAAGCAAGGAGGTGAGGATGAAACCGCTGATGCAACCAAAGAAGCCGAAGAGCAAGCACAGAAAGAAGCTGAAGACAAG GAGATGTCTCTGGAAGAGTTTCCAGAGTATGAGAAAATtctggaggagaagaagaaggctcgCAAGCCACTAAGGTCGAGGAAAGAAAAGTTGACACCAAAGTGTTTGAGTCCATGCAACAGCTTTCTAACAAGAAGACTACCGAGGAGAAAATCTTCGTCAAGCTG GGATCTGACATGGACAAACGCAAAGATGCTGCCAAGAAGACCAAAAAG CAGGATTGGTCTGAGGCATCATGATCAACGATGTAGAAGACAGCAGCAGAGCTATATAAGTCTTAGGAag ATGTCATGTCTTTGCCTGGACTCTTTGCTGAAAGAAAGAGCCATAGCTGCTGCTGCCATCTCAATAAATATATTGGAG GAATATGATATGGAATCCCTTAAGGCAACTGATGTGAACCGTTGA